tttttgaaaatctggtagggtatatgtggtttattttttcaaaaagtgaattaaataacattggtgatatttttttatcaagtttaaacatgaagataagaatatggtaaaggtttagtttatatacatttagaatattaagtttattaaataatgtttgagTGTGAGAGAAACGGTCTACGTTTGTaattatccttatagcctgtttttgtttactaaacagtttttttacttttgttgcgtttgtgctgcaccaagcaacgtttgcataatttaagtagcaatgaattaaagaaaaatataagttttttaaacaagatagatttaaaaactgcttggctttatacaaaacacctatattttttgatattttattttcaattagaccTATGTGGTCCCTCCAggttaaattttcatccagaaaccacacctaaaaattttattgattgctctctttttaataatgcgttatcaataaaaagatcaggaagttttaatggaatatcttgttttttatgaagacgATGGAACAAAATGTATTTGGATTTATTGAtgttcaaagatagtttgtttgatttgaaccattgggttaatttttcaagttctttgtttactgtttgaaataatttactgatatctttactagaataaaacaagtttgtatcatctgcaaacaaaattaagtttaaaatgttagaaaatttatataagtcgttaatataaacgagaaataaaagtggtcctaaaattgatccttgaggaacaccacaggtGATTGACTTATATTCCGTTTTTCCGCTATCATatgaaataaactgctttctaTTAGACAAGTAACTATCAAACCAGGacaaattagtatttattataccaTAACTTTCCAGTTTGGATagaaggatttgatgattgacagtgtcaaaagctttacttaaatcgATAAATACACCTAGGGTATACTTGTCTTCATCAAaccctttaaatatatcatgaacAAGGTGAGTGATTGCATGATCAGTTGAATGACCAGATTTAaatccaaactgtttatgaaaaagaatattattaacatttaaaaaggaatatagtctattatacataacccgctctaatattttagaaaaacaagaaagaattgagattggtctataattCGTAACATCGGAAGGATCACCTGATTTTAACACTGGAAtgacttttgcaatttttaggttATCTGGAAAAACGCCTTGTTTtagagataaattaaaaatatgtagtaatggaattgtaatttgttttattgatttgataaTGACATTACTACTTATATCATCAAATCCTAAACTTTTATTGGGTTTTAATAAAGAGACTGCGTCTAGTAATTCTTTTTCTGTAAGTTTATAATTAGACATAACATTAAGGTTGGTTGAGGTTAAGTACGAACTAAAGTGTGATTGAGTAGTTGCTATATTAGATGATAAAGTAGGacctatatttacaaaaaactggtTAAGTGTTTCAGCGACTaaggatttatttacaatttgtttgttattaaatttaagatttagaGGAAGTAAATTTctgtataagcttttttttccaattacctCCTTAATAATATACCAAGTTTTTTTAGAATCATTTTTGTGCTTTATTAATTGTTCAGAATAGTAACGTTTCTTTGAGCGTTTTAAAATTGACTCAAATAgccgtttatagtttttataggtagtttcatttttaagagttctttttttaagaaacttgttatataagcgttgttgtttttttgaagatttaagaATGCCCTTCGTGATCCAAgggtttaaaagtgtttttgttttgattacttTAGTAACTTCTGGGAATGCCTTGTTATAAAGATTAAGAAACTCTGTTAGAAAAATATCATACGCTTTATTGGCGTTTAGATTTAGTTTTAGGGTGTCCCAGTTAACACAGGATAGAAGCTTATAAAAATGACTAATAGAAGTGTCGGTTATTAAAcgtgttttaattattttttcccgTTCATTTTGGGcattatatatgcatttttgcGATAGGATAAAAATCGGAAAGTGATCAGACACGTCAGTTGTAAATATTCCTGttcttatattttcatttataaattcatttgttaTAATTTGATCTAGGGATGTTGAACTTTCCTTAGTTATTCGCGTTGGTTTATTGATTAGTGGAATATagctattttgaaaaatggtgttaaaaaagtttttaatatatatattattttcataatctAATATATTGAGATTGATATCaccaataaaatatacagcTTTATTCATAGacgatttatttttaattatttttttaatgtggttttCAAATACCTTAATGCTTCCTGAAGGCGGTCTGTATAAACCATGAATGACGATATTTTTTGaggttttgttaataatttcaatacatAACGATTCGTAATCGGTAGTAGTTGAACTTAAATTTGGTTTAACTTTGAAtaatattgagttttttatgtatatacacaaaCCCCCACCTTCCTTATTAGATGCTCTAACTTGAtgaattactttataattaggtaattgaaaattagaattgttttcaatgtttttatctttacacCATGTCTCACTTagacaaattatttgaaatttaatgccaattttatataaaagttgttttaatgactcaaaatttttttgaatacttctAATATTAATATGAAGCATTGAAAAATAGTTATCCTCCATTccattagcaatttttttagaatttgggtCATAATATAAAgggttaatatttttaattatttcatcattattataaaaattaatatcaggATCTGAATAGTTGTTTAATAGTATTgacttttttgatacaaatgaattaaaatttatgtttgttaaaacAGTTTCATCAGCCattttaaatcagaaataacttaaagcaatattaaaattcaaaaagtaatataaaaacgtaagaaaatcatttatcattatttattttttttataaattctctaACAATAAGCTTATCGTATATAACAACGGAATACTTACCATTTATCCTGTGCAATTTGCTTTCTTCAAGAAGTTTCTTTCTTATTGTGGAAGTTTCCAGCGAAAAATCCTTGTTGATATAAATTCCGGATCCTTTCAGTTTATTGgcattttttaggatttttactTTGTCTTTATGGTTAAGTAACTTAATTACAATTGttcttggattttttttttcaataatgccAGTTCTATGCGCTCTTTCTATGATTACCCCATTTACAttgagattattttcaaaaatgtttaatattattttttccgtATCATCCCAACTTTCGTTGTCATTTTCTTTAACTCCTTCAATTCGAAGATTATTTCGCCTTTGTCGATCTTCCAGctgtctaaatttatttttttcattctcacCTATATTTGCATtcgatgacttttttttttccaactcgCTCATTTTTTTGTCATTGCAATCTTGATAAAACGTTAGACTTTCCTCAAtgtctttttgtgtttttcaaactttatcaactgcttgttagttttattttgatcagCATTTCGGTTTACGTtatctttttttgacatttcACAAGTTTCCTTTAATGTACTAATTTCTTTCAGCAATCCATCGATTCGATCATTAGTCAGTTTTAAATTTGCACTTATTAACGATAGTATatcattttgttgtttttggaacatttcttgaaaaatttcCCTAACTAATTTTATCGAGACGTCAGTGATTTGTTTTGAACTCATTTTCGATAAAATATGTACATAAAATGCTTCGACTAAGTTTAAGAagtttgtattataaaaaaaagatgtatgtatgtatgtcgcttcgtttttaagacatgtaaaattaggaacactttttagcattattcgatgttggttgcaaatgttttgtccaatactgtatatgtatatataaaatatatttatatatatttgtatatatgtatatatatttatatgtatataaatatatctatatatatgtatatatatatatatatatatatatatatatatatatatatatatatatatatatatatatatatatatatatatatatatatatatatatactaaatagtttaagaaattgtttttgGTAATCGTCTTGCTTTGATTTACCCCTAATTACCttattttcagataaataaaattattttgatagtaCCGTATATCtatgaattataaataatacgATAGCGCCGTTTGTCTATTAAATGGATCGGAAAAGTTCAGAAAAATCCGGAAATAAATAATTGGATAAAAATTGAAGCATTTTTTTCGAATCAAATCTCGAATCAAAGCAATACTTGATTCGCGAATCGAATTCAATCTAAGCAATTTTAAGGGCCgtaaaaacacacacatatatacatatatttatatatatacatgtatatttatatatatatatatgtatgtacattaataatatacatatatatatatatatatatatatatatatatatatatatatatatatatatatatatatatatatatatatatatatatatatatatatatatatatatatatatactactgtgatcaaaaagtaaggtgaatttttaatttaaacttcccGCATTATTCGAATcgtccaatcttttttattttttagttggtaGGAATGTCATTAATATTTGCGCCAAATTACATGTCAaactcataattattttttttttgtttacgcttGTTTCTGAATTACCAAAAGTGCATTCGGCGATTTTCACGATGTCTAATTTTGTTGAGCAAAGAAgtgctattaaattttgtttgcggaATGATATTTCTGCTGCTGAAACGTATCGAATGTTGCAAAAGGCCTTCGGTGAAGAGACTAtgtctcaaaaaaatgtttacaagtggtACAAAGACTTCAAAGAAGGCCGAGATCGTGTTGATGACTTGGAATGCTCCGGACGACCATCGACATCGAAAAAGAGCGTCGCGTTAAAACGTGTGAAGCAATGCTTTCTGACTATCAAGACgtctacaaacaaattattactggCGATGAGACTTGGGTCTACGCATACGACCCTGAAACAACCGACCAATCGAGTGAATACCGTGAAAAAGGCGAGCCGAGACCGAAGCAACCACATCAAAGTCGCTCAAAAATCAAGGTCATGTTGactgttttctttgtttattgtGGTGTCGTGCACTACGAATTCCTTCCAACTGGCCAAACTGTCAACAAGGAATATTATTTAAGCGTTATGCGACGTTTGCGTGAAGCTATTCGCAAAAAGAGACCGGATTTATGGGCCAATAACTCTTGGATTTTGCACCACGATAATGCGCCTTCGCACACAGCACTGGTTCTTCGTGAGTTTTTCGCCAAAAACTCTACCCATGTTGCTCCGCAACCACCGTATTCGCCCGACTTAGCACCGTGTGACTTCTGGCTGTTCCCAAAGCTCAAGAGACCACTCCGGGGAAATCGTTTTGAGTCCATTGAAGAGATCCAACGTGAATCGGCACGCGCATTGAAGGCTATCCCTACCGAGGACTTTTCGGCATGCTTCGAAGACTGGAAAAAACGTTGGCAAAAGTGCATTGGGGCCGGGGGGGATTATTTTGAGGGAGACGATACAGATttggaagaataaataaagatttttcattttataaaaaaattcaccttactttttgatcacagtagtatatatatatatatataaatatatgtatcttttatatatatatatatctatatatatatatatatatatatatatatatatatatatatatatatatatatatatatatatatatatatatatattatatatatatatatttatatatatatatatatatatatatatatatatatatatatatatatatatatatatataaatatatatatatatatatatatatatatatatatatatatatatatatatatatatatatatatatatatatatatatatacactcaatGGGGTGCAAAAAAAGCCACACTAACATCTTTtcttaatttgaaatatataatgtataaggaagcaaaactaaaaaagttggaTGTGGTAGTAAAAATTCTTAGacagaaaaatatgtttatatatatgtatatatatatatatacactaatatttattcaaataaaatctttaaaaaactgattaatACAAACACATCTAATTATAGAAAACAACTAATAGATATAGAAAATGGACGAATTATTGAAGTTGCTGACCAAGGAGCGTCTCACAGAAGCAttggaaaatgttttaaattacaaaactcAACTATTAGTAAATTGGTGAAAAATATAAGCACACTGGTACAGCTGAAAGGTTTGTTGTATTTTGGAGAAAGcctaaaacatctaaaaaggAAGATTACTATATTCTTAATGCCGTCAAAAAAGATCGTAAAATCACATTTGAACCTTACTAATATCTCAAAATGGACAATATCTCGTCAAATAAAAGCATCAGGGAAAGTTTTTGTtagaaagcaaataaaaaaaacctttgctagtgaaatcaattgcaaaaaaaagattaaagtggTGCATTGAGCGCAAAGATTGGACATGTGAGCAATGGGCTAAAGTTATATGGAGCTATGAGTctccttttttttatctaatgatCGATCTCCTTGCTGGAAATTAATTGGGGAAAAGTTTAACCCCCAAACATGCAAGACAACCATTAAACAtgataaaaagattaatatttgGGTTTGTTTTTAGTGCACACAAAGTTGGAAAACTTTACTGGGTGGAGGATACCATGGACCAGGATTTGTATCACAAAACCATAGTTTATCAACTTGGACCTAGTATAGAAGAATTTTTCTCTAATAATGACTACATATTTCAACAAGATAACAATCCCAAACATACGGCACGGTTGAATAAAAGGTATCTGGAATCGAAATTGATACCAGTTATGTTTGGCCAACACAGTCTCATCATTTGAATCCAATATAAAATCTATGGTCTATATTGGATAGAAAATTGCAAGACCATCAACAAATTAAGATGAACTGTTCCAAATTCTTCTTGCTCGTTGGAATGCTTTACCAAATGACTTATTGAAAAGACTTGTAGATAGTATGCCTACTAGATACGAAGAAGTCATAAGAAACAAAGAATGGCCCATTAAATTCTAATACAgctaaaacttgaaaaatactATACAAATCCTAATTTCTTTTCATTACATGTAATgtacaataatattatatacatttctttaaaaattgtcctgtattacttttattaaatgagtttatgacatttttagttattttttttattaaaaatttgagtgcggttttttttttgcatatatatatatgtatatatatatacatatatatatatatatatatacatatatatatatacatatatatacgcAAAAAATATGTCTATGCACATAAATAGTAAATACTACTAAAGTAATCTAAATAAAGTAAGAtctataacaaattttttggaaaacaatcttaaaattaattattatacactcttaaaattaaaaattaaaagcaaaattttatttggcaAACGTATCTTTTTTGTGggtgattttaattataatgctCTTGATTAcgacaaataaaaatgttaacaattttGTGAATATCATATTTCAAAATGGATTCactataacaataaataaaccaacaCGAATTACAAGGAATAGCGCAACCTCAATTgatcaataatatttaatgaacacacaaaaaataaaataaaaacttgaataataaTATCCGATATACcggattattttataatttatatttgcaCATAAAGGTGTTAAACACACCcctcaaaaattacaaaaccaatatataatgaaatttctATGGATTTTTTTGATGATTCTCTATTTTCTAAAAACTGGGACAAAATCTTACAAATTCAAACCAAAGTTATCGcttataacagttttatttggatattcaaaaaacattatGATAAATGTGGGCTAAATAAAACCAAACATGGGCTTTCTCCTATTGTATTTCAATCTTACTTAAGTGATATCTCGCATAAGTATCCTActaaactttcaattaaaaacttattataccaaaaactaatttaaaactaagTTCTTACCAAATCCAATACTGTGGACCGTTTCTATGGaaacacttttcaaaatttattacaaaaaataataatattcaaaacatCTTTTTGGGGTCGTCCATATAGGACGTCATTCAGAATTTAAATACTAACCAGAAGTAGAAGTTTATTGGCTCCCTTCCAAGAActtatgaaaatgaattaaggtataaaaaatatagagttCACTTTGAATCACTTGCAAAGTGATTCAAAGTGAACTCTATATTTTTATACCTTAGTTTTTAAAGCTTAGTTTCAAAGCACAAGGATTTGATAATGTTAGCAGTAATGTTATAattaaacgatttttttttatgattaaaaaattttttttgcatatatttgaTCTTTTCGTTTAAACAAGGAATCtttccaaaaaaacttaaaattgcaaagataatactagtttttaaatctggagatgaTTCTAATATCTTTAACTATAAACCTATTTCCTTTCCTACTTGCTTCTCGAAAATACCAGAACAAATTACGTATAACAAACTATactcatttttagaaaaaaataatattctttataaaaaacaatttggctTCAAAACAGGGCACTCTACTGATCATGCAATTGTTCATCTCATTCAGATTATTATcacttttttgacaaaaacaagTTCACTTTAGGTATTTTTAGATCTTAGTAAGGCAATAAAAAAAGgcgttttcaaaaatttgaaaacttcggaatcaaaaatataaacatagctTGGTTTAAAAGCTACTTAACTAATAGAAAACCATATATTTCAtttggcaataaaaaaaataacaatattacaataacttGCGGctttcctcaaggatctatattaggaccacttttatttttaattcatattaatgatttaagcaaAGCCTCTAATATTCTAGATTATATCTTATTTGGTAacgacacaaatttattttattctcatagtgatattacaacattatttataacgGTCAACATTGAACTTCTAAAACTAACCGAATGGTTAAATATGAATAAACTTTCAATTCTTTTAAGTAAAACCaagtatactattttttatcgcctccataaaaaagataaaatcccTCTTGCACttctaaaacttatttttggaGAATATAtcgtaaaaataatgtttaatgaaACATTTAGGTTTAGTTCCAGATGTAAATATAAACTGGAAAGACCACCtaaatatgattaaaatttctaaaaatatcagATTGctctataaagcaaaaccatatTTGGATCAATCATGTTTAAAATTcatatattactcatttattcattctatcttaattatgcaaacatagCATGGTGCAGCACCAATAAAACAAAGACATAAAAgctatttagaaaacaaaaacatgcaattaggTTATTATCAAATGCACACTGCCTCTCACATTCAGGACcaggcctgggaacaaaaaagctttaaatgcttaatcccccccccccctccctaacttaaatttattgacAGATTGTAAATTtcgtagaaaaatattataaatgtcaaaagttatgaccatgcaAATTAACAAtctagaaatattaaatttgtactaaataaatatatatcatattctaatttttatgtataaaatataatgtaccaaatatctttaaaccattacttaataaaattcaacacaaatacATGAGTAAATATTTAAGAATCAACTTTAATCAACCCAAAACTATACATGAGTCCACCAAGTTCTCAATAACTATTAGAGGACCTAATGCATGGAATTagttaattagtaataatattaaaatatttacaactcttgaacagtttaaacaaaaactaaaactattacttttaaataatgaacaaacagaattattttttaaactatctataaaaatactcTCTTTAAAACTTATCTCCTAATCcatactttatttgtctggaaaggtctaaaatctttaattatatatatagtcaattgtattataaaaaagtagttaTAAAGATTTACAgcatttatagattttaataacGATAAATAAGATTTACTCTTTGTCTTAAATGAGAAAaagagaggggggggggggtaaagTAATCTTCTTCGaatttgatcttttattatttttgaataataaaaatttgggATGGAGgaggcctgggaacaaaaaagctttaaatgcttaatccccccccccctccctaacttaaatttattgacAGATTGTAAATTtcgtagaaaaatattataaatgtcaaaagttatgaccatgcaAATTTTCCGAACACTCCAAAATGAGGGGGGTGTAAATTTTGCATGatcataacttttataatttacaatatttttctacgAAATTAAAAATCTGTCGgctaaataaatgaattaaaaaaaaaaaaatcccacATTTTTCTAAAAGCGGGAATTACTTAAAAGATTTGATTTTCTGAAAGCGgaatttacttaaaacatttgaaGCTTTTCTTGGTGgctttgtaaattaaaaattttgatgagTTGACTTTTCCTCAGGTGAATGATAAACAGCAAGTGGTATTTGATTATGTGTTGAAGATAATTGTGCAGAACTCCTAAATCTTTCCGTTGGTAATTCATTGTTTGGAGTAGATGATTGTAATTTCTTGGCATTGTTAATTTGATTCTTAGCATTACTTGTTGATGAAAATTGAGAGGTTCATTGGAGTGTAAAAACGAAGATGTGTCAGAATgctgatgaattttttttagtggtAGCTTACTTAGGAAATTTGGTATTGAtatacttttattgtaattgaCGGGttctatacatacatacatacatacatacatacatacatacatacatacatacatacatacatacatacatacatacatacatacatacatacatacatacatacatacatacatacatacatacatacatacatacatacatacatacatacatacatacatacatacatacatacatacatacatacatacatacatacatacatacatacatacatacttttttCCATGAAGCGGCATGGTGGACTGCTAGGGAGCACAAAACTTGTACTTGTAATGTGCATAGAtgttaacttaaaacaaaacttctttGTAAACCCACccaaaaaatgaatgaaaaacaGAATATATAGGTATGATTAAATATACACACGTATATTTTTTGTGTGAGTATACACATGtatat
The nucleotide sequence above comes from Hydra vulgaris chromosome 09, alternate assembly HydraT2T_AEP. Encoded proteins:
- the LOC136085606 gene encoding uncharacterized protein LOC136085606 isoform X2; the encoded protein is MSELEKKKSSNANIGENEKNKFRQLEDRQRRNNLRIEGVKENDNESWDDTEKIILNIFENNLNVNGVIIERAHRTGIIEKKNPRTIVIKLLNHKDKVKILKNANKLKGSGIYINKDFSLETSTIRKKLLEESKLHRINGKYSVVIYDKLIVREFIKKINNDK